The window TTTGGGGTTTTGCGGGTCTTTGTCTTAGGCTTTTCTCAATAAAAAATGCGAAAACTCTTTGCATGCCTGTAAAAGGTTTCCTCAGTTACTTTTACAAAACGAAAGGGGTTTCTTTTTTTGTTGATTGCTATCGTGTAAACGTGTATTTTAATATAGACAACGTGAACTATTTTCGCCCGAATGACACGAGTTCCGGAGATTTAATTTCAATAAAATCAATTCACGAAATTTGTGGGAAAAGATATTTCAAAACAGATTTACGCATAAAAATCGGTGAAATGAACAGCGGTAGGTTTCAGGAAGGAACCCGTAAATCAATCCGACTATATTGAAATACCAGAAAGGAAGTCCCATGTCTGAATTCAGACACAATTTAATTACCAATGAGTGGGTGGTTGTTGCAACAGAACGAGCCAAGCGTCCACACGATTTCGTTGGGAAAAAGGCCGGTTCCCCCCTGCCGGACTACAGCGAAACCTGTCCCTTTTGTCCGGGAAATGAAAAAAATACGCCGGTTGCCGTTTACCGCTATCCTGTGGAGGGGGACTGGCGGGTTCGGGTCGTTCCCAACAAATTTGCAGCCCTTAAACCAACGGAGAGCCTCGAACGGGAACAGGTGGGCCGATACCTGAAATTTGGCGGATTTGGGTATGCGGAGGTTGTGGTTGAAACGCCCCGTCACAACCAGTCCCTTGGGACGCTCTCTGTTGACGAAGTGTACCAGGTTATGTTGGCGTACAAGGCCCGCTACGACATCCTTTCAGCAGACGAGCGCATTGATCTGGTCACGATTTTTCGAAATCACGGCGTGCGCGCCGGTACATCGCTGGAACACCCGCATTCACAAATTATTGCCACCCCGTTGGTTCCTTTGCGGGTACGGAATCAGCTGGAAGAAGCCCAGCGCTATTCGGCCAATTTGGGAAGCTGCGTTTTTTGCGACATCCTGAAAGAAGAAAAAAAGGACGGCCGGCGGTTGGTTCTGGAAAGCGAACATTTTGTGGCATATGAGCCCTTTGCCTCCCGCTCGCCCTTTGAAACCTGGATTTTGCCCCGGCGCCATCAATCGGTTTTTGGGGCCATTCATCTGAATGAGCTGCACGATATGGCGAAAATTGTCCGGGATGTTTTGTACAAAATTCACAACGGACTGGAAAATCCGGATTACAATTTGATTTTGCAGTCGGCCCCGACACGGGAAGATGATGTGGATTATTACCACTGGTACATCCGGATTATTCCGCGTCTGACGACCCCTGCAGGCTTTGAAATGGGCACCGGAATCTACATCACAACCGCCTACCCGGAAGAAACAGCGGAGTTTTTGCGAAAGGTGAAGGTACCGCAATAGGATGGAAAAAAATCCTCTTGTCAGTCCCCGCCACGTTTAATGTGCCGGGGCCTGATGAGGAAACTGATGAATAAAGAAAGGGTTTTCCATGTTTTTTGCCCCGTTTATTATTTTGGTTTTGTTGATTTATTTTCTAATCCTCATCGGTCTGATTGTGTTTGTGGAAGTTGGAGCAATTGCTTACGTATTCGATAAAATAGGAGTTGCCGAGGGGTATGTTTTTTCGCTTCTTTTCCTGACGCTCATCGGAAGTTTTATTAACATCCCGATTAAACGCATTCAGTCAGGAGAGTTGGAGCCGTCCGGGCAGGTGGTGCAGTTCTGGGGGTACCGTTTTGTCATTCCGGCTGCTCCCCGCCCGCGCGAAACCCTGTTGGCGATTAACGTAGGAGGGGCACTCATTCCATCCCTTCTGGCGCTTTATTTGATGGTGGCTCATCCGGGACTGCTTTTTAAAGATTTAATGGCCATTGCCATTGTTGTGCTGGTTGTTCACCGATTTGCACGGCCGGTTCGGGGCGTGGGCATTACAACGCCGGCCTTTCTTCCGCCGCTAATTGCCGCGTCGTGCGCCCTTATTCTGGCCCCTGCCCACAGTCCCATTGTGGCTTACGTTTCCGGAACACTGGGAACGCTTATTGGAGCCGATTTATTGAATCTGAAAAAGATTTCCGAACTGGGTGCACCGGTTGCATCTATCGGCGGTGCCGGTACGTTTGACGGTGTTTTCCTGACGGGAATTATCGCTGTGCTTCTGGCTACCTGGTAGGTGAATGAATGACTGTAAAAACCAACAGTCGCTCCGGAAATGGATTGTTTACCTTTCGGGATGTTTTTTTGGAAAAACAGCGTGTCCCCATTCTTCGAAATATTTCCCTCTCAATTCAAGCCGGTGATTTTGCCGTTCTTCTGGGGCCTTCCGGTGCCGGGAAAACCTCTTTTTTGCGGTTGTTCAATCTTTTGGAGCTCCCCACCCGCGGAGAAATTTTTTTCAAAGGAGAAAATCTACTCCGTTTTTACCCGCCGGAGCTGCGCCAGCGCGTGGTGATGGTGATGCAAAAACCGATGGTTTTCGAAGGTTCCGTCCGGGATAATCTGACCATCGGGTTGACGATTCGTAAACGGCCTGTACCCGATCAGCCGGTGCTGGAGGCTGTTCTTCGGAAATGCAATCTCTCCCCGGATATCCTGCCGACAAAAGCCAAAACGCTCTCCGGTGGGGAACAGCAGCGGCTTTCTCTGGCACGGGCGCTGCTTTTGGAACCGGAAGTCCTTTTGTTGGATGAACCCACGGCCTCCCTGGACGTGGAATCGGAGAAACGATTGATTGATATCATTGTAGAGGAAAATCAGTCCGCGGGGCGGACCGTGGTTTGCGTTACACACTCTCTTCCATTGATCCAGGCCGCTTCGAAATTGATTTTTCTGGATCAGGGACAAATCGCTGCTGTTCGTCAGTCGGCCTCAAACGAGGAAATTCGGTCTTTTATGAAAGAGGCACTGGATGGAAAAGAAAATAATTGACCTGACCCTGTTACAGCTTCTCTTCACCTACACCCTGGTTGTGTTCGTGTTTGCCATCGCGGCCATTCGACGCTTGAAATTAGGCAAGGATATTTTTGTTTCGGCTGCCAGAATGACCGTTCAGCTCCTAATTTTGGGATTGGTTTTGAAGTTTGTGTTTGCCATCCAATCCTGGATTTTGGTCCTTTTGATCTTCATCTGGATGGTTTTCTGGGCGGCTCAGTCGGTGATCCAGCGGACGGGAATTCGTTTCAAAGGAATGTACAAAATAGTCTTTTTGTCGCTCCTGGTAGGCGGCGGAAGTGTAACCCTTTTCTTTGTGTTGGGTATTGTGCACCCCGATCCCTGGTACGATCCCCGCTATTTTATCCCATTAGCGGGGATGATTATGGGCAATTCGATGAACGGCAGTGCCCTGGCGTTGGAGCGATTCTACAGCGATGTCAAACAAAACCGCTTGCGAATCGAAACCCTGCTTTCTCTTGGGGCAACGTCTTCAGAGTCCTCCGGGGATGCATTCCAAAAGGGTTTTCGTGCGGCTCTTTTGCCCCCTCTGATGGCCATGAGCAGCATGGGAATTGTCAGTATTCCCGGCATGATGACCGGCCAGATTCTCTCCGGTACCCCTCCCATGATTGCTGTGAAATATCAAATCGCCATTATGACGGCCATTTTGGGAACAGTGGCCTTAAATGCTCTGTTGATTCTCCACTTTGAGCGAAAACTTCTGTTTAACAAATATCACCAGCTTCAGATAGATTAATTCCCAAAACCGATTTTTGATGAAGTTTGTTTTCCTGCCAAGCGCCCTTGAATTATTAAAAATTGCGGATCAGTTGTATGCAATTTTTATAAATGAGGGATTATTTAATAAAATTTTTGAAATAATACTTGACATAAAAGAAAAGTTTGAATAAATTACAGGGCAATTTCCTCAAATGCCATCCAGACGAAAGGAAAAACAGTGATTTGGATTGATTACACGATTATTGCGGTTTTCTTGGTTGGTATTTTTTACGCCGGAAGTTATTTTTACAAATGGGTGGGAACACCGGACGATTTCTACGTAGCCGGGCGACAAATTACCCCGTTTCTCCTGGCAGCAACGATTACGGCCACCAATGTGAATTTGTACAGCTTTGTGGGACAGGCGGGCGTGGCCTATAAACACGGAATTTCCATTCTGTGGCAAACCTGGACGGGCAACATGGCGCTGGTTTTTTCCGGCCTGTTTGTGATTCCGATTTTGCGGCGTTTAAAAGTTCGGACGGTACCGGAATTTTTGGAAATGCGTTATAATAAGGGCGTGCGTTCCCTGGTGGGGGTGCTCTGGATTTTTCGTCTGGCGTTTTGGCTGGGAGTTGTGTTGTACACGGCGGTTGTTGCCGCTCAGGCAATTACAGGCGTGCAGTCCTTTACCTTCTGGGTAATTGTTTTTTCGGTGATTGCCATCATTTACACCTCCCTGGGCGGGATGTGGTCGGTGGCTCTGACCGATGCCTTGCAATTTATTTTGATGCTCTTGGGGGCGCTTATTTTGCTTCCCCTGGCTATGAAAGCCGTGGGCTGGATGCCCGGACTTCTGGCAAAGGCTCCTCCCCATCATCTGGACCTGGTCGTGAAAGACGGCCCCTACAATTGGCAGTTTATGCTGGCCATTTTAATTTTGGGAATCGAGTGGGCCTCGGTGGATCAGGGCCTGATGCAACGCGCTTTTGGCGCCCGTGACACCAAAACCGTTGCGAAGGGGTTGGTTCTGGCCGGTATCATTACCACCCCGTTTGCCCTGCTGTGGAATTTACCCGGGCTGGCCGCAACCGTTTTGTACCCGAATCTCTCCAATGCCGATTCCGCCGTGCCCGTTATGATTCACGGACTTTTGCCTCCGATTATTCTGGGAATTGTGGTGTGCGGGCTCCTGGCTTCACAGATGTCCACCATCGATTCCAATTTGAACGGCGTGGCGACGCTGTACACAAACGATATTTACACCAGTCTGTTCAACCGCAAAGCCACACAAAAAGAAATCCTTCGTACCGTCCGTTGGATGACGATGGTCACCGGACTTTTTATGATCGGATTTTCGTACCTGGTGCCCAAATTGGGCGGCGCGGTTTCGGCCTATTTAACCGTCATTGCCATCATGGACATGCCGCTGTTTATTATTGCCATTTTTTACGGATTGCTCTGGAAGCGGGCGTCCAGTTGGGGGGCAATTGGCGGATATTTGACCGGCGCCCTGGCCGGAGGAATCGCCAAATTCGGCTACGGATTGGATTTTAATAACGCCACGTTTATCAGTGCGGGGGCCGCCCTGATTGCAACGCCTATTTTTAGCTGGCTGACCCAGCCGGTGAGTGCGGAGAAAATTAGCCGGATTTGGACGGCCCGTAAGATTTCGCAGGAAGAAATCGAAAAAAAGGCCATTTACCACATCTGGCCGGTAACCCTGGGAGGAAAGCTGAGTCTTTTGATCTTACTTGCAGGATTGTTGCTATTCCTGTCCGGTGCCCTGATGGGCAGCCGGGCCTTGCCGCTTGCCAGTACGGTGGCTGTAAGCGGTATGCTGATTTATTTTTTGGGGGGATTTGTGAGGATTTTCTTCGATTAAAATAGTTCGTCGGTGCCCGGGATGGCGTTCGGGTGTTTGTCGGTTCATTAAATGTTGGAACGTCGATCGTTGACAATTGATCATTGGTTATTCGGATTCCGTTTTTAAAACGGCCGGCGGGGATTTTGAATATCCAATATCCAATATCCAATTATCAATTACCAAATGGTAAACGATTAAATGGCTGCGTGCTTGATGTTGCTTATTGAAGATAACAAAATTGGGCGGGGGGATGTAAAATTGCAAATTTGTAAATCTTTTGGTTGTTTATCACATTTTTTTGGAGAAACAAACCATGTTTGATTGGATTACCTGGAGCATCTGGTTAGTCGGACTCATCATTCTTATTATCTGGATTATTATTCCCATCAAGGAATTCAAACAACTCGTGCGGGAACATCGGGGGCGGACGAAATGAAAGACCTGCGCATTCAATCCGGGAATTTAAATCGTGTTTCCCTGAAACGCCGGATTCGGAAGAACATTATTCTGAATGCCCTGCGTTCAAACGGGGCGCTTTCGCTGACGGAATTGAGTCGGAGAACGGGCTTTAATGTGCCTACGGTGACCAATCTGGTTCAGGAGCTGGAGGATGAGGATTACATCCTTCGGGAAAAGGGGGAGGCGTCCACTCCCGGTCGCCCTCCTCAGCGCATTCGAATCAACACAACCGCGCGGTACGTGGTGGGAGCGGATCTGGGGCGGTTCAACACCAATATTATTCTTGTGGATTTGAGCCAGAATATCATTTACGAAAAGCTTTTCCACACATTTGATCTGCATGATCCGGCGGTCATTAATCAGGTGGTGAAAGAAATCAATCGCGCCATTGAGGAAAGCGGGGTTGAAAAAAATCGGGTTTTGGGGATTGGACTGGCCATTCCGGGATTGGTGAATTGCAAACTGGGGAAAAGCTACACCTTTCTCAATTTTGAGGAAAAACCGATTCGCGAGATTTTTGAGGAAAAATTGGATTTGCCGGTTTTTGTTGAGAATGATGCCCGCGCCATGGCTCTGGGAGAGCTCTGGTTCGGGTTGGCCCGGGACAAAAAGAATGCATTGTGCCTGAATCTCGGCTGGGGGATCGGACTGGGCATTATTAGCAATGGCCTGATCTACTATGGACATGATGGGTTTGCGGGGGAATTCGGGCATATAACGATTAAGGAGGACGGCCCGCTTTGCCAGTGCGGGAAGTACGGGTGTCTGGAGAGTCTGGCATCCGGGCGCGCTATTGCGGAACAGGCCCGAAAATGGGTTCGTGCCGGGAAAAAGACCAAACTGGCCGATTTGATTGATGGAAAAGCCGAGCAGATTAATGCGGAACGGGTCGTAAAAGCCGCTCAGATGGGGGATCAGCTTTCGATTGAAATTATTGAGCAAGCCGGGCGCTACATTGGGCAGGGCCTGGCCATTTTGATTAATCTCTTTAATCCGGAAATTGTTATTTTGGGGGGACGTGTGTCACGGGCCGGACGCTTCCTGCTTAATCCCATTCAAACAGAAGCCACGAAACGGGCCCTGCCGCACATCAGCGAGCGCGCGGAAATTGTGGTTTCGAAATTGGGCTATTTGTCCGGGGCGTTGGGAGCCACGACCCTCGTGAAAAAGGAAATTTTCCAGACGAATCATATTGACGTGAGTTCATTCGTATAAAACTGGGACATTAAGATATAAGGACGACATGCCAAGGGAATTAGTGGTTTCTGCACCGGGACGGATCTGTTTGTTTGGGGAACATCAGGATTATCTGGAATTGCCTGTTATTACAAGCGCGATTAATTTGCGCATTGAAATAAAAGGAAAGCCGATTCCTGAAAAGACGGTTCGTTTTTCTCTTCCCGATATCCAATCGGAAGAGCGTTTTAACATTCAGGCCAATATTCCGTACAATCAGGAACGGGATTATTTTAAGAGCGTGGTGAATGTTCTTCAAAGAGAAGGCCTCTCACTTGAGCAGGGATTTAACTGCGTCGTCCGGGGAAATATTCCGATTAATTCCGGCACGTCCAGCTCATCCGCTCTGGTTGTAGCCTGGGTTAAATTTCTGCTGGAAGCCGTTAACCATCACCGAAAAAATGATGCCGTTTACATTGCCCAACTGGCTCATAAAGCAGAGGTGGTGGAATTTAACGAACCGGGCGGGATGATGGATCATTTTGCCACCAGTTTGGGCGGGGTGCTTTTTCTGGATTTTCGTTCGCCCCAACCGGTTCAAAGGCTTACAGCCAGCCTGGGGAAATTTGTTCTGGGGGATTCCAAAGAGTCTAAGGACACGAAAGGAATTTTGGCGCGTGTCAAGAACGGCATGCTTTCCATCTTAAAAACGTATCCCAACCACATTCCTTACGAAAAATTGCCTGAGCTTTCAATCGAAGATGTGGCGGGGCTTCGGTCCAAACTTTCTGCAGAGCAATTTGATTTGTTACGTGGATTTTTGGAGAATAAGGAAATTACGTTCAAGGCGCTTCACGCCTTGAAACGACCCCTTCTGGATCATTCGGAATTCGGGCGTTTGCTCAACCGGCATCAGGCCGTTTTGCGGGATGTTTTAAAGATCTCTACGCCCAAAATCGATCGCATGCTGGAAGCTGCCCTAAAAGCGGGTGCGTTGGGAGGAAAAATCAATGGTTCCGGCGGCGGCGGGTGCATGTTTGCCTACGCCCCTGACAATCCGGAAGCCGTGGCAGAGGCCATTCGGGAAGCCGGCGGCATCCCTTACATTGTGGATGTGGATGAAGGCGTGCGGAGCGAAAGAATCCAAAATTGAACCGCCCAGGCGCGAGAACCCCAAATGGCTCGTTCGCGTCGTCACAATGAGACCCATCGGAGGAAAAATGAGAGAGATTTTAAGACCGGCAAGAAATCACCGGGAGTGGCTGGAAGCACTGGATTTGTGGGATTTGGTTTTCAAAAATACGCCGAGGGATTATTTTGAGCGCCGTCTTCTTTTTGATCCCCACGTGGAATACAAGCACACCCAACTCCTGTGGGCGGACGGTGTCCTGGCCAGCAGTGTCCAGGTTACTCCCCGGAAAATGGTCGTGAATGGCCGGGAAATTCCGTTTGGCGGGATTGCCAACGTGGCTACGCATCCCGATTTTCGGAAGCGGGGATATTCCTCACGCGTATTAAAGCAGGCGATCGAAAAAATGAAGGCGTGGTCCCTGCCGCTGTCCCTTCTTTTTACCGACATCAATCCCTTTTACGAACGGGTGGGATTTGTAACCCTTGAGCGCGAGGCCTTTACAGCGGAAATTCAAACCCGGCCGAGAATGAATGAAGAGATCCGGGTATTCGATTATTATCGGGATTTGGAACCGGTGAAAGAGATTTACCGACACTTTTCATCCGGTTGGAATGGCCCCATGGTGCGGGATGATGTGTATTGGAAGAGCCATTTTAGCATTGTTAATGAAGACCCTCGATTTTTTCTGGTTCGGATAAAAAATCATTCCGTTCAGGCCTATGTGAGGGCTTCGGTCGGTAACGACATCGTGGATATTCACGAATTTGGCGCTTCCGAAAAAGCCCCCGAGGCGCTTGATATTTTTGCGCAGGAGCTCTTGATCCGGGCTAACCGGCCGAAGGTGCGAGTGAATGCCCCTTTTGGAGCCTGGTTTGAAGAAATGTCCCATTTTAAGGTGGAGAGAAAACCGGATACGGAAAGCATGGTAAGCATTTTGAATCCGGAGTATTTTGGATTTTCCGGGCAGTCACAGGAAGACATGGTAAGAAAGCTGTTTCCGAAAGAAAAAATTGTCTATTGGCCGACGGATTCTTTTTAATGCTTTTTTAAGAATTTTCTCTTGATTTCAAACGGATTATTTCTTATATTTTGTTCGTTTAAGACGTGGCGCTCTAGCTCAGTCGGTAGAGCAACGGACTGAAAATCCGTGTGTGCCCAGTTCGATTCTGGGGGGCGCCACTAAAAAAACCCTTTGCGAATAATCTGCGCAAGGGGTTTTTTGTTTTTGGGAAAAATCGGTCGTTTGAAATTTCAAATAAAGCCTGAATTTTTATCCCCAGATGCTGCCGGTCATTTTATACAATGAAAAGGGCCCATCGAGAAAAGCGCGGTCGTTGAGAGTCCGCCTGATGTGGACGTATCGGGACGGAACGCCTGTCCCGGCACCTCGATACACCCGCCTTCGGCGGGCACTCGGTGACCGGTTTTTTCCTCTTGGCCCCGGTCTCGCGGCGGAGGACCTCCCCCTGAATCCCCCTCAAGGGGGGAGTTTGAATATCCAATATTCAATATCCAATTATCAATTACCAAATAATCAACCAGCGAGTGCAGCCTGCTTTATTTCGCATACTTGTCGGCCGGGTACGGCACGCCGGGGCCTTTTGCTGCAAACCACAGGATCCGGTTGAAGGTGTTTTCATCTGCACGATCCACATCTTCCAGGTCCAGTTTCAGGGATTCCTTGGCCCAGTGCAGGGCCTCGCCTTTCAGGCTCTCCAATTGCGGATTAATCTCCGTCAGCGGAATGTTGTTTGGCACAGAGACGTACGGGGAAAAATCGGCGGAGTCGGTAAAACAATCCGTCATCGGATCGGCTACCAGATCGAACTGATTCATCGGTTTCAATCCCAGAATCTGCTCAATTGTGCGCACCATGCTGATCTGCGTGTAATAAGTGGAAATCACCTTGCCCCGTTTGGTGTACGGACTGATGACCAGCCCGACGGTTCGATGGCCGTCTACGTGGTCAAGGCCGGCTTGCGGGTCGTCTTCGGTTACAAAAATGGCCGTGTTTTTCCAGAATTTGCTGTGGGAGATAGCCTCCACAATTTTCCCCAAAGCCAGATCATTATCAGCCACGGCCGCATCGGGTGTCGGCTGTCCGGGGCGGGTTCCGGAGGTGTGATCGTTGGGCAGCAGCATGATGATAAAATTGGGGAAATTGCCGTTTTGTTCAAATTGTTTGAGCTCGTTGATGAAAACACTGGCCCGGTAAACGTCGGAAACCGTATTGGGAAATCCGATGTAATTGGGGCAAAGATAGGGTTCCAGGGGTTTTAAATTGGCTTTGGCACGAATGGAAAATTTTCCCGTTCCCAGGACGAAATCGTCGTAAATCTCCAGAAAATTTCCTTTGGGTTTGATCTCGGCACGGACAAATTCCCCGTAATCGCGAAAGGTCAATCCCTTTTTTAGCACCTGATCCCAGATAAATCCCGAACTGGCGTAGGCGAGGGCGTCATCGCCGTTGTAAGGGTAGCTGCGCGAGAAATCGCCAAACGCCTTTTCCAGGTAATCCGTTACGTACGCCTCGTCGGTCCACTGGTGACCGTCGGCGCTGAGCACGCCGCTGCAGTAAAAATTATCCATTAAAACGAATTGCTCGGCCAGTTTGTGGTGATTCGGGGTGACCTTCCGCCCAAACATGACCAGATTGGTGTCGCCATTGGCCTGAAACAGGTCGCCGAAAACCTGATCGTAGGTACGGTTTTCCTTGATAATGTAAACCACATGTTTGAAGACGGATTTTTCTCCCGGGTGCACCGGAACCGGAACGAGTTTAGTCCCGCCAGTATCGGAATGAAGCTGAGCAATCTGCCGGGCAAGATCGTTGTTTGTTTCAACACGTTCGGTGTATTTGGCCAGTTGCTTGCGATTGGGAACCGGAATAATGGAAACCGATCCCAGATGATCGTGAGAATTGTAGCCCAATCGGCGGGTCTTTTTATTGAGGGAGCCCAGCCCTTTTACATTGGCCACGTAAAGAAAATCACCCCGCTTGTTTGTAATGACTGCTCCCGGATACCATCCGGTGGGAATGGTCCCAATTACACGACTTGAGAAAAAGCGGCTGTCCGGAACGCCGGCGTTTTGCCCGAGTGCTACCACGGCAATGGCATTATCCGTTCCGTTGGCCACGTACAGGGTTCGGTCGTCAGGCGACACCGCCAGGGCATTTGGGGCACTCCCAAAGGGCAGGGAACTTCGCATCCGTACAGAGATGACTTCGACCAGACTGTCGCTTTGGGTGTGAATAACGGAGATGGTGTCGTTGTTGGCATTGGCCACAAATAGAAAATTCCCACTGTGGCTGAAGGCCATTCCGCAGGGGTGAAGGCCCACGCGAATACTCTTAATCTCTTTGTTTTTTTTCAAACTGACCACAGAAATGGTGCCGTTGTTGGCAATTCCTGTCGCCGGATTGACCAGCACACGGCTTCCGGAGGTTTCCGCCGTGGGTTCTCCCTTTCCGGGCCGACGGCCGCCCCAGTTGGACACGTAGATCTTCCCGGAAGGATGAACCAGAACCGCGTAGGGAGCAATCCCCACCGGGATTTCGTAGTAGGTTTTGTCTGAGAGATTGACCACGCCCAGGCTGTTATTTCGACTCAGGCAAACCAACAGGGATTTCCCATCTTTAGAAAAAGCCATTCCGGCCGGAACAGCATTTCCTTTTCCCTTGGGACCCTCAAATTCAAAATCCCGTGACCAGTTTAAAATGTGATCCTTGGAGATCGTGGCTTCCCAGACCCGCTGCCGGGCATCCGAGGTGTACAGTTTCTTGCCGTCTTTGGAGAGCAGGAGTCCCACAAAACTGTTTCCTCCCTTTTTCATGGGAAGAGTTTGCATGATAGCCCGATCGTTGATTCGAATAATCAGAATATCGGACTTGTTTTTTACGTACAAATACTTCTCTTTGGGCCCAAGTACCAGGTCCACCGGCCGTCCGGGGAAGGTGACTTGAAAGCCGGCCGGCGTGAGCCGCTGATGGGTGGGGGTGATGACGGTACCATCGGGTTGAATCCCGACCGTTACACGGGAGAAATCAATGGATTGTGCCGCCAAAAAGGTACCTGTAAGAAAGCCAATCCCCAGGGCCAGCACCAGATTTCGAAAGACAGATCGCATCATTTTTACCTCCGACTCATAGTTTTAAAAAGATACTGTAATTTACACGTTTCAGGGGCCATATTCAATAGTTTTGTTCTCCAAAAGGTACATTTTGGCATTTCCCTCAAACCCGGGCGTCGAGTGATGGCCGGTGCCTGAGCGGAGTCGATGGCTGGTGCCTGAGCGGAGTCGATGGCCGGTGCCTGAGCGGAGTTTACACCGAACTTGTCGAAGTGTCGAAG is drawn from Calditrichota bacterium and contains these coding sequences:
- the galT gene encoding galactose-1-phosphate uridylyltransferase, with translation MSEFRHNLITNEWVVVATERAKRPHDFVGKKAGSPLPDYSETCPFCPGNEKNTPVAVYRYPVEGDWRVRVVPNKFAALKPTESLEREQVGRYLKFGGFGYAEVVVETPRHNQSLGTLSVDEVYQVMLAYKARYDILSADERIDLVTIFRNHGVRAGTSLEHPHSQIIATPLVPLRVRNQLEEAQRYSANLGSCVFCDILKEEKKDGRRLVLESEHFVAYEPFASRSPFETWILPRRHQSVFGAIHLNELHDMAKIVRDVLYKIHNGLENPDYNLILQSAPTREDDVDYYHWYIRIIPRLTTPAGFEMGTGIYITTAYPEETAEFLRKVKVPQ
- a CDS encoding DUF1614 domain-containing protein, coding for MFFAPFIILVLLIYFLILIGLIVFVEVGAIAYVFDKIGVAEGYVFSLLFLTLIGSFINIPIKRIQSGELEPSGQVVQFWGYRFVIPAAPRPRETLLAINVGGALIPSLLALYLMVAHPGLLFKDLMAIAIVVLVVHRFARPVRGVGITTPAFLPPLIAASCALILAPAHSPIVAYVSGTLGTLIGADLLNLKKISELGAPVASIGGAGTFDGVFLTGIIAVLLATW
- a CDS encoding ATP-binding cassette domain-containing protein, with translation MTVKTNSRSGNGLFTFRDVFLEKQRVPILRNISLSIQAGDFAVLLGPSGAGKTSFLRLFNLLELPTRGEIFFKGENLLRFYPPELRQRVVMVMQKPMVFEGSVRDNLTIGLTIRKRPVPDQPVLEAVLRKCNLSPDILPTKAKTLSGGEQQRLSLARALLLEPEVLLLDEPTASLDVESEKRLIDIIVEENQSAGRTVVCVTHSLPLIQAASKLIFLDQGQIAAVRQSASNEEIRSFMKEALDGKENN
- the fetB gene encoding iron export ABC transporter permease subunit FetB, which codes for MEKKIIDLTLLQLLFTYTLVVFVFAIAAIRRLKLGKDIFVSAARMTVQLLILGLVLKFVFAIQSWILVLLIFIWMVFWAAQSVIQRTGIRFKGMYKIVFLSLLVGGGSVTLFFVLGIVHPDPWYDPRYFIPLAGMIMGNSMNGSALALERFYSDVKQNRLRIETLLSLGATSSESSGDAFQKGFRAALLPPLMAMSSMGIVSIPGMMTGQILSGTPPMIAVKYQIAIMTAILGTVALNALLILHFERKLLFNKYHQLQID
- a CDS encoding sodium:solute symporter family protein; the encoded protein is MIWIDYTIIAVFLVGIFYAGSYFYKWVGTPDDFYVAGRQITPFLLAATITATNVNLYSFVGQAGVAYKHGISILWQTWTGNMALVFSGLFVIPILRRLKVRTVPEFLEMRYNKGVRSLVGVLWIFRLAFWLGVVLYTAVVAAQAITGVQSFTFWVIVFSVIAIIYTSLGGMWSVALTDALQFILMLLGALILLPLAMKAVGWMPGLLAKAPPHHLDLVVKDGPYNWQFMLAILILGIEWASVDQGLMQRAFGARDTKTVAKGLVLAGIITTPFALLWNLPGLAATVLYPNLSNADSAVPVMIHGLLPPIILGIVVCGLLASQMSTIDSNLNGVATLYTNDIYTSLFNRKATQKEILRTVRWMTMVTGLFMIGFSYLVPKLGGAVSAYLTVIAIMDMPLFIIAIFYGLLWKRASSWGAIGGYLTGALAGGIAKFGYGLDFNNATFISAGAALIATPIFSWLTQPVSAEKISRIWTARKISQEEIEKKAIYHIWPVTLGGKLSLLILLAGLLLFLSGALMGSRALPLASTVAVSGMLIYFLGGFVRIFFD
- a CDS encoding ROK family transcriptional regulator — protein: MKDLRIQSGNLNRVSLKRRIRKNIILNALRSNGALSLTELSRRTGFNVPTVTNLVQELEDEDYILREKGEASTPGRPPQRIRINTTARYVVGADLGRFNTNIILVDLSQNIIYEKLFHTFDLHDPAVINQVVKEINRAIEESGVEKNRVLGIGLAIPGLVNCKLGKSYTFLNFEEKPIREIFEEKLDLPVFVENDARAMALGELWFGLARDKKNALCLNLGWGIGLGIISNGLIYYGHDGFAGEFGHITIKEDGPLCQCGKYGCLESLASGRAIAEQARKWVRAGKKTKLADLIDGKAEQINAERVVKAAQMGDQLSIEIIEQAGRYIGQGLAILINLFNPEIVILGGRVSRAGRFLLNPIQTEATKRALPHISERAEIVVSKLGYLSGALGATTLVKKEIFQTNHIDVSSFV
- a CDS encoding GHMP kinase; its protein translation is MPRELVVSAPGRICLFGEHQDYLELPVITSAINLRIEIKGKPIPEKTVRFSLPDIQSEERFNIQANIPYNQERDYFKSVVNVLQREGLSLEQGFNCVVRGNIPINSGTSSSSALVVAWVKFLLEAVNHHRKNDAVYIAQLAHKAEVVEFNEPGGMMDHFATSLGGVLFLDFRSPQPVQRLTASLGKFVLGDSKESKDTKGILARVKNGMLSILKTYPNHIPYEKLPELSIEDVAGLRSKLSAEQFDLLRGFLENKEITFKALHALKRPLLDHSEFGRLLNRHQAVLRDVLKISTPKIDRMLEAALKAGALGGKINGSGGGGCMFAYAPDNPEAVAEAIREAGGIPYIVDVDEGVRSERIQN
- a CDS encoding GNAT family N-acetyltransferase, whose amino-acid sequence is MREILRPARNHREWLEALDLWDLVFKNTPRDYFERRLLFDPHVEYKHTQLLWADGVLASSVQVTPRKMVVNGREIPFGGIANVATHPDFRKRGYSSRVLKQAIEKMKAWSLPLSLLFTDINPFYERVGFVTLEREAFTAEIQTRPRMNEEIRVFDYYRDLEPVKEIYRHFSSGWNGPMVRDDVYWKSHFSIVNEDPRFFLVRIKNHSVQAYVRASVGNDIVDIHEFGASEKAPEALDIFAQELLIRANRPKVRVNAPFGAWFEEMSHFKVERKPDTESMVSILNPEYFGFSGQSQEDMVRKLFPKEKIVYWPTDSF